A single Corallococcus silvisoli DNA region contains:
- a CDS encoding tetratricopeptide repeat protein — MVRTRRFQLAVSAVVCLGTAATSAWAQGTGAPTPTAEAKPAVAPAAKAQTPGSEAKPAAPAAKTQAPGSEAKPAALVSMTQASVPEAKPGARTQAAGAEAQPASRAQASASETQRGSPEPVRTSQPVLAATRIRDGDALMRERRYREAAFAFLDAEHAAPDHVEARFKLGNALAVLGYYGRAIEEWEHASRLTQDAAIRQSAQDNIARARAKQEESGTSPQATGQAPGSGPVADTTRAQARRAYEQGVQHIGQRAYAAALQTLTQALQQEPLLTVAYIARGSANIGLRRYAEAAADYQFALKLEPDSASPLYGLAEAYRALGRNLEARDLYERYARSTASDVRPELKEESRQKAERLR; from the coding sequence ATGGTTCGCACGCGCAGGTTCCAGCTCGCGGTCTCGGCGGTGGTGTGTCTTGGCACGGCGGCGACGTCCGCCTGGGCGCAGGGCACGGGTGCACCGACTCCGACCGCTGAAGCGAAGCCGGCCGTTGCCCCCGCCGCGAAGGCGCAGACTCCTGGCTCCGAAGCGAAGCCCGCTGCCCCCGCCGCGAAGACGCAAGCTCCTGGCTCCGAAGCGAAGCCCGCTGCCCTGGTGTCGATGACGCAGGCCTCTGTCCCCGAAGCGAAGCCGGGCGCGAGGACGCAGGCCGCGGGGGCCGAAGCGCAGCCCGCCTCAAGGGCGCAGGCTTCTGCCTCCGAAACGCAGCGGGGGAGCCCCGAGCCCGTGCGCACGTCGCAGCCGGTGCTGGCGGCCACGCGGATCCGCGACGGGGATGCGCTGATGCGTGAGCGCCGCTACCGAGAGGCGGCCTTCGCCTTCCTCGACGCGGAGCACGCGGCGCCGGACCACGTGGAGGCGCGCTTCAAGCTGGGCAACGCGCTGGCGGTGCTCGGGTACTACGGGCGAGCCATCGAGGAGTGGGAGCACGCCTCGCGCCTCACCCAGGACGCGGCCATCCGCCAGAGCGCCCAGGACAACATCGCCCGGGCGCGCGCGAAGCAGGAGGAGTCCGGCACGTCGCCGCAGGCCACGGGCCAGGCTCCCGGTTCGGGTCCGGTGGCGGACACGACGAGAGCCCAGGCCCGTCGCGCCTACGAGCAGGGCGTCCAGCACATCGGCCAGCGCGCCTACGCGGCCGCGCTCCAGACGCTGACACAGGCCCTGCAACAGGAGCCGCTGCTGACCGTGGCCTACATCGCGCGGGGCAGCGCCAACATCGGGCTCAGGCGCTACGCGGAGGCCGCGGCCGACTATCAGTTCGCGCTGAAGCTGGAGCCGGACTCGGCCTCGCCGCTGTACGGGCTCGCCGAGGCGTACCGCGCCCTGGGCCGCAACCTGGAAGCGCGCGACCTCTATGAGCGCTATGCCCGCTCCACCGCCTCCGATGTCCGTCCTGAACTGAAGGAGGAATCCCGCCAGAAGGCCGAGCGCCTGCGCTGA
- a CDS encoding carbohydrate-binding family 9-like protein — MRLRPLDLALLMSSLLFVGACRDEQAGPAHRTPRLPAPTAPRTLDAAPDGLTYRGGATFAGGAVVYLGTRVTPERAPPGQPVRLSHYFQAVRAPPQGFHFFVHVVDPESGQMIGNADHEFQDGAAPLETWPVGRVLEDVHTVTMPAVPARVVLGFWRDEERLAVDDPRQQLGDNRVRGPLLGGEPPALPEYTVTRVKKAPVLDGVLDDEAWKGAKPVTLVGSFDGRPARLRTQARLVYDDAHLYVAFDVEDPDVWGTLRNRDDSIYEQEVVEVFLDANADGRTYNELEVSPHNVIFDAYFPARRQGMDLSWDSGMKTAVKVRGTLDDASDRDEGWSVEMAIPFNRLAEVPHIPPQPGERWRFNLYRLEHHDRRQVEGQAFSPLFIGDFHALPRFAWLVFQ, encoded by the coding sequence ATGCGCCTCCGCCCCCTCGACCTCGCCCTGCTGATGTCCTCCCTCCTCTTCGTTGGCGCCTGCCGCGACGAACAGGCGGGCCCCGCCCACCGCACGCCCCGGCTCCCGGCGCCCACGGCGCCGCGGACGCTGGACGCGGCTCCGGACGGCCTCACCTACCGCGGCGGAGCCACCTTCGCGGGCGGCGCCGTCGTCTACCTGGGCACGCGAGTGACGCCAGAGCGCGCTCCGCCGGGGCAGCCGGTGCGGCTCTCGCACTACTTCCAGGCCGTGCGCGCGCCCCCGCAGGGCTTCCACTTCTTCGTGCACGTGGTGGATCCGGAGAGCGGCCAGATGATTGGCAACGCGGACCACGAATTCCAGGACGGCGCCGCGCCGCTGGAGACCTGGCCGGTGGGCCGGGTGCTGGAGGACGTGCACACCGTCACCATGCCGGCCGTGCCCGCACGGGTGGTGCTGGGCTTCTGGCGCGACGAGGAGCGGCTGGCGGTGGATGATCCGCGGCAGCAACTGGGGGACAACCGCGTGCGCGGCCCGCTCCTGGGCGGCGAGCCCCCCGCGCTGCCGGAGTACACCGTCACGCGCGTGAAGAAGGCGCCGGTGCTCGATGGCGTGCTCGACGACGAGGCCTGGAAGGGCGCGAAGCCGGTGACGCTCGTGGGCAGCTTCGACGGCCGGCCCGCGCGGCTGCGTACGCAGGCCCGGCTCGTCTACGACGACGCGCACCTGTACGTGGCCTTCGACGTGGAGGACCCGGACGTCTGGGGCACGCTGCGCAACCGCGACGACTCCATCTACGAGCAGGAGGTCGTGGAGGTGTTCCTCGACGCCAACGCCGACGGCCGCACCTACAACGAGCTGGAGGTCTCACCCCACAACGTCATCTTCGACGCGTACTTCCCCGCGCGGCGCCAGGGCATGGACCTGTCGTGGGACTCGGGGATGAAGACGGCGGTGAAGGTGCGGGGCACGCTGGATGACGCGTCGGACCGGGACGAGGGCTGGTCGGTGGAGATGGCCATCCCGTTCAACCGGCTCGCGGAGGTACCGCACATCCCGCCCCAGCCGGGCGAGCGCTGGCGCTTCAACCTCTACCGGCTGGAGCACCACGACCGCAGGCAGGTGGAGGGCCAGGCCTTCTCACCGCTCTTCATCGGTGACTTCCACGCGCTGCCGCGCTTCGCGTGGCTCGTCTTCCAGTAA
- a CDS encoding FHA domain-containing protein, translating to MRFEFEHLGTPTPFELTEGLHSLGGGPEDHVHLEGLPPGLLTLRIESQRLMVEAVRSFTVNAVRVLPGVARLVLPGEVLGLPDGMCLRVLAEPGAPERGVGTVAVLKGLLTDSETRPSRAATLTCLTGLDVGRAHALAEACTNIGRGEGVALRLRDRAVSRMHARILREESGFVLEDLGTPNGVFLNGVRLEAPARLADGDVVELGRSLLRFQAAFDDASGANPDAPEPVEDAAAARNGAQALLPPERRPPRSDGWIIALGVLLALSGLVLTYALTAAG from the coding sequence ATGCGCTTCGAATTCGAGCACCTGGGCACCCCCACCCCGTTCGAGCTGACCGAAGGCCTCCACTCGTTGGGCGGTGGCCCGGAGGACCATGTCCACCTGGAGGGCCTGCCTCCAGGGCTGTTGACCCTGCGCATCGAATCCCAGCGCCTCATGGTGGAGGCGGTGCGCAGCTTCACCGTGAACGCGGTGCGCGTGCTGCCCGGCGTGGCGCGACTGGTGCTCCCAGGGGAGGTGCTGGGCCTGCCCGACGGCATGTGTCTGCGGGTGCTCGCCGAGCCAGGTGCCCCCGAGCGAGGCGTGGGCACCGTCGCGGTGCTCAAGGGCCTGCTGACGGATTCGGAGACCCGCCCCTCCCGCGCCGCCACCCTCACCTGTCTGACCGGCTTGGACGTCGGACGCGCGCATGCGCTCGCGGAGGCCTGCACGAACATCGGCCGGGGCGAGGGTGTGGCGCTGCGGCTGCGCGACCGCGCCGTGTCCCGGATGCACGCGCGGATCCTCCGCGAGGAGTCGGGGTTCGTGCTGGAGGACCTGGGCACGCCCAACGGCGTGTTCCTCAACGGCGTCCGTTTGGAGGCGCCCGCGCGGCTGGCGGATGGCGACGTCGTGGAGTTGGGGCGCTCGCTGCTCCGCTTCCAGGCGGCGTTCGATGATGCATCGGGCGCGAACCCAGATGCTCCGGAGCCCGTGGAGGACGCGGCAGCGGCCCGGAACGGGGCTCAAGCGCTGCTGCCTCCCGAACGAAGGCCCCCTCGCTCGGACGGGTGGATCATCGCCCTGGGCGTGCTGCTGGCCCTGAGTGGACTGGTGCTCACCTACGCGCTGACAGCGGCCGGGTGA
- a CDS encoding outer membrane beta-barrel protein, producing the protein MSKGLIASAAVVAVLAAGSAQAASTELRRSSDMRGLTFLVGGGVEGYTSVLRDQINPGLAYGVTVAIKPTNVLGIELGYTGAISEFNNSRVLATNTNGPDIVRNGAQAAVTLGLTATPVQPYIMGGLGISRYNVRAFAPGFQDDTVGNVPVGAGLRLHMGSFTADARVNYNFLFDQEFALAVPPSDVNLGGDETFSKGGRYVGTLNLGATF; encoded by the coding sequence ATGAGCAAGGGACTGATTGCCAGCGCGGCGGTGGTCGCGGTTCTGGCGGCGGGATCCGCGCAGGCGGCTTCAACGGAGCTGCGCAGATCCTCGGACATGAGGGGCCTCACGTTCCTCGTGGGCGGTGGCGTGGAGGGATACACCAGTGTCCTCCGGGATCAGATCAATCCAGGTCTGGCCTACGGCGTGACGGTGGCCATCAAGCCGACGAACGTGTTGGGAATCGAGCTGGGCTACACGGGCGCCATCAGCGAGTTCAACAACAGCCGCGTGCTGGCGACGAACACGAATGGCCCGGACATCGTGCGCAACGGCGCGCAGGCGGCGGTGACGCTGGGCCTGACGGCCACGCCCGTGCAGCCGTACATCATGGGCGGATTGGGCATCAGCCGTTACAACGTGCGCGCCTTCGCCCCGGGCTTCCAGGACGACACGGTGGGCAACGTGCCGGTGGGCGCGGGCCTGCGCCTGCACATGGGCAGCTTCACCGCCGACGCGCGCGTGAACTACAACTTCCTGTTCGACCAGGAGTTCGCCCTGGCGGTGCCGCCATCCGATGTGAACCTCGGGGGCGACGAGACGTTCAGCAAGGGCGGCCGGTACGTGGGGACCCTCAACCTGGGCGCCACCTTCTAG
- a CDS encoding PH domain-containing protein, whose translation MDGRERTVEGKQAQQVFRPRRVLAAVMAAAGLLWVGVLVYLFHFDGVPLETFLSAAFFVVFFAVSVTYYGRTRIEVDARGITCRGMVRTRRFSFADIRKLDVLPGPVTVYAIRGSKGFVHFTSFFRHHRYLARLLVERAGLSPLPA comes from the coding sequence ATGGACGGACGCGAACGGACGGTGGAGGGGAAGCAGGCGCAGCAGGTCTTTCGCCCCCGGCGTGTGCTCGCCGCGGTGATGGCGGCCGCGGGCCTGCTGTGGGTCGGGGTGCTCGTCTACCTCTTCCACTTCGACGGCGTGCCGCTGGAGACGTTCCTGTCCGCGGCCTTCTTCGTCGTCTTCTTCGCGGTGTCGGTCACCTACTACGGGCGCACCCGCATCGAGGTGGACGCCCGGGGAATCACCTGCCGGGGCATGGTGCGCACCCGGCGCTTCTCCTTCGCGGACATCCGCAAGCTGGATGTGCTCCCGGGTCCCGTGACGGTCTACGCCATCCGGGGCAGCAAGGGCTTCGTGCACTTCACCAGTTTCTTCCGTCACCACCGGTACCTGGCTCGGCTCCTGGTGGAGCGCGCCGGCCTCTCCCCGCTGCCCGCGTGA
- a CDS encoding adenylosuccinate synthase, whose protein sequence is MPNVVVIGAQWGDEGKGKVVDLLTEHAQVVVRFQGGNNAGHTLVVGGQKTVLHLIPSGILHPGKTCVIGNGVVVDPAVLVGEIDALKPRGFLKDDAQLLISDNAHVIFPWHKLLDSFREKARGGSAIGTTGRGIGPAYEDKVARRGIRVRDLLHPERLRRRIDERLPAALDELKELCAQAGVEVPRIETPQVLAEFSALGERLRPYVHDVSLFLSEQVRRGARILFEGAQGTLLDVDHGTYPFVTSSNCVAGNAAVGSGLGPTAIDKVMGISKAYTTRVGGGPFPTELSDELGDRLRKVGDEFGATTGRPRRCGWLDGVVLRYAVRVNGLWGLALTKLDVLSGIKTLSICNAYELDGQRVTELPGDYEDLARVKPIYESLPGWDEKLAGVRTFDELPEAAKRYVRRVEEVSGVPVVCVSVGADRGETVLLQNPFRS, encoded by the coding sequence ATGCCGAACGTCGTCGTCATCGGAGCGCAGTGGGGAGATGAAGGGAAGGGCAAGGTCGTCGACCTGCTCACCGAGCATGCCCAGGTGGTCGTCCGTTTCCAGGGCGGCAACAACGCAGGGCACACGCTGGTGGTCGGGGGACAGAAGACCGTCCTGCACCTGATTCCCTCGGGCATCCTTCACCCGGGCAAGACGTGTGTCATTGGCAACGGAGTGGTGGTGGATCCCGCCGTCCTTGTCGGGGAGATCGACGCGCTCAAGCCGCGCGGCTTCCTGAAGGATGACGCCCAGCTGCTCATCTCCGACAACGCCCATGTCATCTTCCCGTGGCACAAGCTGTTGGACAGCTTCCGCGAGAAGGCGCGCGGGGGCAGCGCCATTGGCACCACGGGCCGGGGCATCGGTCCGGCCTACGAGGACAAGGTGGCCCGCCGGGGCATCCGCGTGCGCGACCTGCTCCACCCGGAGCGCCTGCGTCGCCGCATCGACGAGCGCCTGCCCGCCGCCCTGGATGAGCTCAAGGAGCTCTGCGCCCAGGCGGGTGTGGAGGTGCCGCGCATCGAGACGCCGCAGGTCCTGGCGGAGTTCTCCGCCCTGGGCGAGCGGCTGCGTCCCTACGTGCACGACGTGTCGCTCTTCCTCTCCGAGCAGGTGCGCCGCGGCGCGCGCATCCTCTTCGAGGGGGCGCAGGGCACGCTGCTGGACGTGGACCACGGCACCTATCCGTTCGTCACCAGCTCCAACTGCGTGGCGGGCAACGCCGCGGTGGGCTCGGGCCTGGGGCCCACGGCCATCGACAAGGTGATGGGCATCAGCAAGGCGTACACCACGCGCGTCGGCGGAGGTCCGTTCCCCACGGAGCTCAGCGACGAGCTGGGAGACCGGCTGCGCAAGGTGGGCGACGAGTTCGGCGCCACCACGGGCCGCCCCCGCCGCTGCGGCTGGCTGGATGGCGTGGTGCTGCGCTACGCGGTGCGCGTCAACGGCCTCTGGGGTCTGGCGCTCACCAAGCTGGACGTGCTCAGCGGCATCAAGACGCTCAGCATCTGCAATGCGTACGAGCTGGATGGTCAGCGCGTCACGGAGCTGCCCGGTGACTACGAGGACCTGGCGCGCGTGAAGCCCATCTACGAGTCGCTGCCCGGCTGGGACGAGAAGCTCGCCGGCGTGCGCACCTTCGACGAGCTGCCGGAAGCCGCCAAGCGCTACGTGCGCCGGGTGGAAGAGGTCAGCGGTGTGCCCGTGGTGTGCGTCTCCGTGGGCGCGGATCGCGGCGAGACGGTGCTCCTGCAGAACCCCTTCCGCAGCTAG
- a CDS encoding UvrD-helicase domain-containing protein, with translation MSDTAPHMLALEKNLALMAGAGAGKTYSLVTMTLHLFAGAREAVAALRPSRLCMLTFTDKAAAEMRRRVRERLDMLAQGDVPLDAEKDLRASLARLERPFPTQDAWRKVREELGAATVGTFHSLCGQLLRRAPPSVGIDPAFEVLDELESAGLLEDVTERVVLDALEGGDARVRELCAELGFSGSGFSDGLVAALMDVYGKLREEGLKAASARVGDGAADKAQLEGLIQDCHRLCAEARAQDLKVEWSSLLSVCERALVGMTPDTFLKPEHFPSLRNALLSEPRNLAHLRKGAGACLKELLWRVKGKSDGSVRRLEDAYAAWRTAPFEATFRDLLGQVEARHDAELSRRNVFDFTSLLVKARDLLRDHPEFRQQVQERLGALLVDEFQDTNRLQLELVLLLSERREGGPRELTPDADLVAALPLEPAFLCAVGDRKQSIYEFRGADVSVFKVLADKIEAEGGARGFLQNNYRSLPGVLTFLNRAFAGLLVARDAEPRPFEVIYDAATDDLSSTRPALAEGPGVERLALPEADTAPELREYEADAVARRLRVMLAPGAPATVMAEDKKGLRPARGGDVAILFRTFTHLEEYRQALIRHGVPHRVLRGRGFYGAQEVRDLASLLALLADADDALAFAAVLRSPLVGLSDASLFRLAGDLPLSLGSPRLVDADVRAAMSGREQARLARFLELIPVLRRERDRLGVHALLQAALEATGYREALAGSPYAEQASANVEKLLSLASRRDERGTGGCVAFARELRQLADSDPNEAQADLLDEGDPRAVQLLTIHRAKGLEWPVVVVPGMGGRRRVTSARASFERSFGVALRPWMPDSLDSFTSERFEAVRAELKAREDAEYLRLLYVALTRARDLLVLSGGEEKRAGTDTWWHRVDRRLDVDPELRALAVDVNVEQLPPPADPQPPTDEQREQARLRVESALERLSTDAAGEDSALVHVEPAGEGSPVVASMRAVQDFLTCPRRYHHLHRLGLAVGSEPWESPASAAPLFVEPDSWLPVERPDQLVRRLLREVDLSLAGPEVEAAERRAHLEGLLRDAGRDPEEEGLSAVLTSVEGFLGTAFARRLAATPASSIHRSLDFVLDLEDGASVEGAVDLLWESPEGEAVAVLLRPGARHPLGPAACAHELTVLALAAARMVREGVPVRVGVAFLGEPSPEPEFLPAGSADAGAVRRLAQGVRALVQEESTGGWPGWDKAACQALHCGFAEHCHPAPPAC, from the coding sequence ATGAGCGACACCGCGCCCCACATGCTCGCGCTGGAGAAGAACCTGGCCCTGATGGCGGGCGCGGGCGCGGGCAAGACGTACAGCCTGGTGACGATGACGCTGCACCTGTTCGCGGGGGCGCGGGAGGCGGTCGCCGCGCTGCGGCCGTCGCGGCTGTGCATGCTCACGTTCACGGACAAGGCCGCGGCGGAGATGCGCAGGCGCGTCCGGGAGCGCCTGGACATGCTGGCCCAGGGGGACGTCCCGCTGGACGCGGAGAAGGACCTGCGCGCGTCGCTCGCGCGGCTGGAGCGTCCGTTCCCCACGCAGGACGCCTGGCGCAAGGTGCGCGAGGAGTTGGGCGCCGCGACGGTGGGCACGTTCCACTCGCTCTGCGGCCAGCTCCTGCGCCGCGCCCCGCCCTCGGTGGGCATCGATCCCGCCTTCGAGGTGCTGGACGAGCTGGAGTCCGCGGGCCTGCTGGAAGACGTCACTGAGCGCGTGGTGCTGGATGCCCTCGAGGGCGGTGATGCGCGCGTGCGCGAGCTGTGCGCGGAGCTGGGCTTCTCCGGCTCCGGGTTCTCCGACGGCCTCGTCGCCGCGTTGATGGACGTCTACGGCAAGCTGCGCGAGGAGGGCCTCAAGGCGGCCTCGGCGCGCGTGGGCGACGGCGCGGCGGACAAGGCACAGCTCGAAGGGCTCATCCAGGACTGCCACCGGCTGTGCGCCGAGGCCCGGGCGCAGGACCTCAAGGTCGAGTGGAGCTCCCTGCTGTCCGTATGCGAGCGGGCGCTGGTGGGGATGACGCCGGACACGTTCCTGAAGCCGGAGCACTTCCCCTCGCTCCGCAACGCGCTGCTGTCGGAGCCGCGCAACCTGGCGCATCTGCGCAAGGGCGCGGGCGCGTGCCTGAAGGAGCTGCTCTGGAGGGTGAAGGGCAAGAGCGACGGGTCGGTGCGGCGGCTGGAGGATGCGTACGCCGCGTGGCGCACGGCGCCCTTCGAGGCCACCTTCCGCGACCTCCTGGGGCAGGTGGAGGCACGGCACGACGCGGAGCTGTCGCGGCGCAACGTGTTCGACTTCACGTCGCTGCTGGTGAAGGCGCGCGACCTGCTGCGCGACCATCCGGAGTTCCGCCAGCAGGTGCAGGAGCGGCTGGGTGCGCTGCTGGTGGACGAGTTCCAGGACACCAACCGGCTTCAGCTGGAGCTGGTGCTGCTGCTGTCGGAGCGGCGCGAAGGCGGTCCTCGCGAGCTGACGCCGGACGCCGACCTGGTGGCCGCGCTGCCGCTGGAGCCCGCGTTCCTATGCGCGGTGGGGGACCGCAAGCAGTCCATCTACGAGTTCCGCGGCGCGGACGTGTCCGTGTTCAAGGTGCTGGCGGACAAGATCGAAGCGGAGGGCGGCGCGCGCGGCTTCCTCCAGAACAACTACCGTTCGCTGCCGGGCGTCCTGACCTTCCTCAACCGCGCGTTCGCCGGGCTGCTCGTGGCGCGCGACGCGGAGCCCCGTCCGTTCGAGGTCATCTACGACGCGGCGACGGACGACCTGTCGTCCACGCGTCCGGCGCTGGCGGAGGGCCCCGGGGTGGAGCGGCTTGCGTTGCCGGAGGCGGATACCGCGCCGGAGCTGCGCGAGTACGAAGCCGACGCGGTGGCCCGCAGGCTGCGGGTGATGCTCGCGCCCGGGGCTCCAGCGACGGTGATGGCGGAGGACAAGAAGGGCCTGCGGCCCGCGCGCGGTGGCGACGTGGCCATCCTCTTCCGGACCTTCACCCACCTGGAGGAGTACCGGCAGGCGTTGATCCGCCACGGCGTGCCGCACCGGGTGCTGCGCGGCCGTGGTTTCTACGGGGCGCAGGAGGTGCGGGACCTCGCCTCGCTGCTGGCGCTGCTCGCGGACGCGGATGACGCGTTGGCGTTCGCCGCGGTGCTGCGCTCGCCGCTGGTGGGCTTGTCGGATGCATCGCTGTTCCGGCTCGCGGGGGACCTGCCCCTGTCGCTCGGGTCGCCGCGGCTGGTGGACGCGGACGTGCGCGCCGCGATGTCCGGGCGGGAGCAGGCACGGCTGGCGCGCTTCCTGGAGCTCATCCCCGTGCTGCGGAGGGAGCGGGATCGGCTGGGGGTGCACGCCCTGTTGCAGGCGGCGCTGGAGGCGACGGGCTACCGCGAGGCGCTGGCGGGTTCGCCCTACGCGGAGCAGGCGAGCGCGAACGTGGAGAAGCTGTTGTCGCTGGCGTCGCGCCGGGACGAGCGCGGCACGGGCGGGTGCGTGGCCTTCGCCAGGGAGCTGCGCCAGCTGGCGGACTCCGACCCCAACGAGGCGCAGGCGGACCTGCTGGATGAAGGCGACCCTCGCGCCGTGCAGTTGCTGACCATCCACCGGGCCAAGGGTCTGGAATGGCCGGTGGTGGTGGTGCCCGGGATGGGCGGACGCAGGCGCGTCACGTCGGCCCGCGCGTCCTTCGAACGTTCGTTCGGGGTGGCGCTGCGGCCGTGGATGCCGGACTCGCTGGACAGCTTCACCTCCGAGCGCTTCGAGGCGGTGCGCGCGGAGCTGAAGGCCCGCGAGGACGCGGAGTACCTGCGCCTGCTCTACGTGGCCCTCACGCGCGCCAGGGACCTGCTGGTGCTGTCGGGAGGCGAGGAGAAGCGCGCGGGCACCGACACGTGGTGGCACCGCGTGGATCGCCGTCTGGACGTGGATCCGGAGCTGCGAGCGCTCGCCGTCGACGTGAACGTGGAGCAGTTGCCGCCACCCGCGGATCCGCAGCCCCCCACCGACGAACAGCGGGAGCAGGCGCGGCTGCGCGTCGAGTCCGCGCTGGAGCGCCTGTCCACGGACGCGGCGGGCGAGGACTCCGCGCTGGTCCACGTGGAGCCCGCGGGCGAGGGCTCACCGGTGGTCGCCTCCATGCGCGCGGTGCAGGACTTCCTCACGTGTCCACGCCGCTACCACCATCTCCACCGACTGGGGCTCGCGGTCGGATCCGAGCCGTGGGAGTCACCCGCGAGCGCGGCGCCGCTCTTCGTCGAACCCGACAGCTGGCTGCCGGTGGAGCGTCCGGATCAGCTCGTCCGTCGGCTCCTGCGAGAGGTGGACTTGTCGCTCGCGGGGCCGGAGGTGGAGGCAGCGGAACGTCGCGCGCACCTGGAGGGTCTGCTGCGCGACGCGGGGCGGGATCCGGAGGAGGAGGGCCTGTCCGCTGTCCTGACCTCGGTGGAGGGCTTCCTGGGCACGGCCTTCGCGCGGCGGCTCGCGGCCACGCCCGCGTCCTCCATCCACCGGAGCCTGGACTTCGTGCTGGACCTGGAGGACGGCGCCAGCGTGGAGGGGGCGGTCGACCTGTTGTGGGAGTCACCCGAAGGCGAGGCCGTGGCGGTGCTCCTGCGCCCGGGTGCTCGCCACCCCCTGGGGCCGGCCGCGTGCGCTCACGAGCTGACAGTCCTGGCCCTGGCGGCGGCGCGGATGGTGCGGGAGGGGGTCCCGGTGCGGGTGGGCGTGGCCTTCCTGGGCGAGCCGTCTCCGGAACCGGAATTCCTCCCGGCCGGATCCGCCGACGCGGGGGCGGTGCGGCGGTTGGCCCAGGGCGTCCGGGCGCTGGTCCAGGAGGAATCCACGGGAGGTTGGCCGGGGTGGGACAAAGCGGCCTGCCAGGCCCTCCACTGCGGCTTCGCGGAACACTGTCACCCGGCCCCTCCCGCGTGCTAA